Proteins found in one Streptococcus anginosus subsp. whileyi MAS624 genomic segment:
- a CDS encoding DUF2969 domain-containing protein — protein MSKKDKKIEIQLADSQVKVGTDQYEGYVLSIGKKVIGQIAELDGQFAIIKNENVDSFYKKLENAVEKLIETYNLSK, from the coding sequence ATGAGTAAAAAAGATAAAAAGATTGAAATCCAATTGGCAGATAGCCAAGTCAAAGTAGGAACTGACCAGTACGAAGGTTATGTTCTATCAATTGGAAAAAAAGTCATTGGTCAAATTGCTGAGTTAGACGGGCAATTTGCTATCATAAAAAATGAAAATGTTGATAGTTTTTATAAAAAACTTGAAAATGCCGTGGAAAAATTGATTGAAACCTATAATTTGAGTAAATAA
- a CDS encoding aminoglycoside 6-adenylyltransferase codes for MRTEREMLDLILRTAKVIQADSVALSGSRTNPNAPKDEFQDYDVVYIVDDLAAWVTDLAWLEAFGKRIIEQHNILDHRRLYLMLFEDGNRIDLTLCPKEHIKEWVDSEADFTVLDDPQGLFQPYTPSSKRYWTKPASADDFAKSCNEFWWVSAYVVKGIQRQQFVYAVDHLYGICQKELLKLLAWQVAEEKGVIDVGKNYKYLFQYLPAEKEEEFATLLDFSDKESLIQSLLSTQQFFHKEAQVFSLKTGFPYDKETAEKMIQYTKEKLNLRK; via the coding sequence ATGAGAACTGAAAGAGAAATGTTGGATTTGATTTTACGAACTGCAAAAGTCATACAAGCGGATTCAGTCGCTCTATCTGGCTCGCGGACAAATCCGAATGCTCCCAAGGATGAGTTTCAAGACTATGATGTGGTTTACATTGTAGATGATTTGGCAGCTTGGGTAACCGACCTTGCTTGGTTAGAAGCGTTTGGCAAGCGCATCATCGAGCAGCATAATATACTTGACCATCGCCGCCTCTATCTCATGCTCTTTGAAGATGGCAATCGGATAGATCTGACCCTTTGCCCCAAGGAGCATATCAAAGAATGGGTGGATAGCGAAGCAGATTTCACGGTGCTGGATGACCCCCAGGGACTCTTTCAGCCCTATACACCTAGTTCCAAACGTTATTGGACAAAACCAGCGAGTGCAGATGATTTTGCAAAATCGTGCAATGAATTCTGGTGGGTTTCAGCCTATGTTGTCAAGGGGATTCAGCGTCAGCAATTTGTGTATGCGGTGGATCATCTCTATGGTATCTGTCAGAAAGAATTGCTGAAGTTATTGGCTTGGCAAGTGGCAGAAGAAAAGGGAGTGATTGATGTCGGCAAAAACTACAAGTATCTGTTTCAGTATTTGCCCGCTGAGAAGGAAGAAGAATTTGCCACTTTGCTTGATTTTTCTGATAAAGAAAGCCTCATCCAGTCTTTACTGTCTACGCAGCAATTTTTTCACAAAGAAGCTCAGGTTTTCTCTCTCAAGACTGGTTTTCCTTATGATAAAGAAACTGCAGAAAAAATGATTCAGTACACTAAAGAAAAACTGAATCTAAGAAAGTGA
- a CDS encoding NUDIX hydrolase: MPVKLIAHALIEKDGKYLLIKRSKIKRGLPNMYPEYWDIPGGSVEEDELPREGAVRETMEEVNQKIQLSSILHEDSCYDDTKGIVFTRLVYKAKLLEYREVKLDLEEHTAFRWIRALPDMKDEKIVPYLKDILK; this comes from the coding sequence ATGCCTGTGAAATTGATTGCTCATGCTCTAATTGAAAAAGATGGAAAATATCTGCTCATCAAACGAAGTAAAATAAAACGTGGTTTGCCAAATATGTACCCAGAATATTGGGACATTCCAGGAGGTAGCGTGGAAGAAGACGAATTACCACGAGAAGGAGCTGTGCGTGAAACAATGGAAGAAGTTAATCAAAAGATACAATTAAGTTCGATTCTTCATGAGGATAGCTGTTATGATGATACAAAGGGCATCGTTTTTACGCGTCTAGTGTACAAGGCAAAATTGCTGGAATATAGAGAGGTTAAACTTGATTTGGAAGAGCACACAGCGTTTCGCTGGATTCGGGCGCTGCCAGATATGAAGGATGAAAAGATTGTTCCTTATTTAAAAGATATATTGAAATAA
- a CDS encoding branched-chain amino acid aminotransferase, with translation MKKENVMSVNLDWENLGFSYMKLPYRYLAYYKNGQWEKGGLTEDATLHMSESSPCLHYGQQAFEGMKAYRTKDGSVQLFRPDQNAKRLQRTSDRLLMPQVPTDMFVDAVKQVVRANEEYVPPYGTGGTLYIRPLLLGVGDIIGVKPADEYIFTVFAMPVGNYFKGGLTPTNFIVSDKYDRAAPYGTGAAKVGGNYAASLLPGQMAHEKKFSDVIYLDPATHTKIEEVGSANFFGITKDNEFVTPYSPSILPSITKYSLLYLAEHRLGLKAIEGDVPIDDLDRFAEAGACGTAAVISPIGGIQHGEDFHVFYSETEVGPVTRKLYNELTGIQFGDVEAPEGWIVKV, from the coding sequence ATTAAAAAGGAGAATGTTATGTCAGTAAATCTTGATTGGGAAAATCTTGGCTTTTCCTATATGAAATTGCCTTATCGTTATCTTGCTTATTATAAAAATGGTCAGTGGGAAAAAGGAGGATTGACTGAAGATGCAACTCTGCACATGTCTGAATCTTCTCCTTGTCTTCATTATGGGCAACAAGCTTTTGAGGGAATGAAAGCCTATCGCACGAAAGACGGAAGTGTACAACTATTTCGTCCAGATCAAAATGCAAAACGTCTGCAACGCACCTCAGACCGTCTCTTGATGCCGCAAGTTCCGACTGATATGTTTGTAGATGCTGTGAAGCAAGTGGTTCGTGCAAATGAAGAATACGTTCCGCCGTACGGAACGGGAGGAACCCTTTATATTCGTCCGCTATTGCTAGGTGTTGGTGACATCATCGGTGTTAAACCAGCAGATGAATACATTTTCACCGTATTTGCCATGCCGGTTGGAAATTACTTTAAAGGGGGCTTGACTCCAACAAACTTTATCGTTTCTGACAAGTATGACCGTGCTGCTCCTTATGGAACAGGTGCTGCTAAAGTCGGCGGTAACTACGCAGCAAGCTTGCTTCCAGGACAAATGGCGCATGAAAAGAAATTTTCTGATGTCATTTATCTAGACCCTGCCACTCATACGAAGATTGAAGAAGTGGGATCTGCAAACTTCTTTGGAATTACCAAAGACAACGAATTTGTAACGCCGTACAGCCCATCTATCCTTCCTTCTATCACAAAATATTCTCTTCTATACCTAGCAGAACATCGTTTGGGCTTGAAAGCTATCGAAGGAGATGTACCAATTGATGATTTGGATCGTTTTGCTGAAGCAGGGGCTTGCGGTACAGCAGCGGTCATCTCTCCAATTGGTGGTATTCAGCATGGTGAAGATTTCCATGTCTTTTACAGTGAAACAGAAGTTGGACCTGTGACTCGAAAACTTTATAATGAATTAACCGGTATTCAATTTGGTGATGTTGAAGCACCAGAAGGTTGGATTGTAAAAGTTTAA
- the parC gene encoding DNA topoisomerase IV subunit A, translating to MSNIQNMSLEDIMGERFGRYSKYIIQERALPDIRDGLKPVQRRILYSMNKDGNTFDKGYRKSAKSVGNIMGNFHPHGDSSIYDAMVRMSQDWKNREILVEMHGNNGSMDGDPPAAMRYTEARLSEIAGYLLQDIEKDTVPFAWNFDDTEKEPTVLPAAFPNLLVNGATGISAGYATDIPPHNLAEVIDAVVYMIDHPKSKVDKLMEFLPGPDFPTGAIVQGRDEIKKAYETGKGRVVVRSRTEIEKLKGGKEQIVVTEIPYDINKAVLVKKIDDVRVNNKVAGIAEVRDESDRDGLRIAIELKKDANTELILNYLFKYTDLQVNYNFNMVAIDHFTPRLVGIVPILTSYIAHRKEIILARSRFDKAKAEKRLHIVEGLIRVISILDEVIALIRASENKSDAKENLKVSYDFTEEQAEAIVTLQLYRLTNTDVVILEEEQAELREKIAMLSAIIGEERTMYNLMKRELREVKKKFGNPRLSELQDTANAIEIDTASLIVEEETFVSVTRGGYLKRTSPRSFNSSTVDEVGKREDDRLIFVSSAKTTQHLLIFTNLGNVIYRPVHELADIRWKEIGEHLSQTITNFETNEEVLYTELVDNFDEGTYFAVTKLGQIKRVERKEFSPWRTYKSKSVKFAKLKNEDDQIITLSPIKLDDVMLVTKNGYALRFNIEEVPVVGAKAAGVKAINLKKDDVLAAAFIANTDSLYILTQRGALKRMAVADIPVTSRANRGLQVLRELKSKPHRIFQAGPVFGEQPAELDLFSSDHPTAEEEQILSIVSNKGTTYQVNLANLGLSERTSNGSFISDTISDEEVFSANIK from the coding sequence ATGAGTAACATTCAAAACATGTCCTTAGAGGACATCATGGGAGAGCGTTTTGGGCGCTACTCCAAATACATCATTCAAGAGCGGGCTTTACCCGATATTCGTGACGGACTCAAGCCCGTGCAGCGTCGGATTCTTTATTCGATGAACAAAGACGGCAACACCTTTGACAAGGGCTACCGCAAGTCGGCCAAGTCTGTCGGAAATATCATGGGGAATTTCCACCCGCATGGTGACAGCTCCATTTACGACGCCATGGTGCGCATGTCTCAGGACTGGAAGAACCGTGAAATTTTAGTGGAAATGCACGGAAATAACGGTTCTATGGACGGCGATCCGCCAGCCGCTATGCGGTACACCGAAGCTCGTTTGTCTGAGATTGCGGGCTACTTGCTCCAAGACATCGAAAAGGACACTGTGCCTTTTGCTTGGAACTTTGACGATACGGAAAAAGAACCGACCGTATTGCCTGCTGCCTTTCCAAATCTTTTGGTAAATGGGGCGACGGGGATTTCTGCTGGGTATGCGACGGACATTCCGCCTCACAATCTGGCTGAAGTCATCGATGCGGTGGTTTATATGATTGACCACCCCAAATCCAAGGTTGACAAACTCATGGAGTTTCTGCCAGGGCCTGACTTCCCAACGGGAGCCATTGTGCAAGGGCGTGATGAGATTAAGAAAGCCTATGAGACTGGAAAGGGGCGCGTTGTCGTGCGTTCTCGGACGGAGATTGAAAAGCTCAAGGGTGGCAAAGAGCAGATTGTTGTCACTGAAATTCCTTATGACATTAACAAAGCTGTTCTGGTCAAGAAGATTGATGATGTTCGGGTCAATAATAAGGTAGCTGGTATTGCGGAAGTACGGGATGAGTCTGACCGTGACGGGCTTCGTATTGCCATTGAGCTGAAAAAGGATGCCAATACCGAGCTGATTTTGAATTATCTCTTTAAATATACGGATTTGCAGGTCAATTACAATTTTAACATGGTGGCGATTGATCATTTTACACCGCGTTTGGTAGGGATTGTGCCGATTCTGACTAGTTACATCGCCCACCGAAAAGAGATTATTCTGGCGCGTAGTCGTTTTGACAAAGCGAAAGCAGAGAAGCGCCTGCATATCGTGGAAGGCTTGATTCGAGTAATTTCTATCTTGGATGAAGTGATTGCGCTCATTCGTGCATCGGAAAATAAATCGGATGCTAAGGAAAACCTCAAAGTCAGCTATGATTTCACCGAGGAGCAGGCAGAGGCTATCGTCACTCTCCAACTTTATCGTTTGACCAATACAGACGTGGTAATTCTGGAGGAAGAGCAGGCGGAATTACGCGAAAAAATTGCCATGCTTTCTGCCATTATCGGCGAGGAGCGGACCATGTACAATCTGATGAAGCGCGAACTCCGCGAGGTCAAAAAGAAATTTGGCAATCCTCGTCTTAGTGAATTGCAAGATACGGCTAATGCCATTGAAATTGATACGGCTAGTCTGATTGTAGAAGAAGAAACTTTTGTCAGCGTCACTCGTGGTGGCTACCTCAAACGCACCAGTCCACGTTCTTTCAATTCATCAACGGTTGACGAGGTCGGCAAGCGCGAGGACGACCGTCTGATTTTTGTCAGCTCGGCGAAAACCACTCAGCACCTTTTGATTTTTACCAATCTTGGAAATGTCATCTATCGACCGGTACATGAATTGGCAGACATTCGCTGGAAAGAAATCGGGGAACACCTCAGCCAGACCATTACCAATTTTGAGACGAATGAAGAAGTACTTTATACAGAATTAGTTGATAATTTTGACGAAGGAACTTATTTTGCGGTAACAAAACTAGGACAAATCAAGCGAGTAGAGCGAAAAGAATTCAGTCCTTGGCGCACCTATAAGTCCAAGTCTGTTAAATTTGCTAAATTAAAAAATGAAGACGACCAAATTATCACACTTTCTCCAATCAAGCTAGATGATGTTATGCTAGTGACCAAGAACGGTTATGCCTTGCGGTTTAATATTGAAGAAGTGCCAGTTGTGGGTGCTAAAGCAGCAGGTGTCAAAGCTATCAATCTCAAAAAAGATGATGTCTTAGCAGCGGCTTTTATTGCCAATACTGATTCACTTTATATCTTGACCCAGCGCGGAGCGCTCAAGCGAATGGCAGTTGCAGATATTCCTGTGACGAGCCGAGCAAATCGTGGTTTGCAAGTGTTGCGCGAGCTGAAGTCCAAGCCACATCGTATTTTCCAAGCAGGTCCTGTCTTTGGAGAGCAACCTGCAGAACTAGACCTCTTTAGTTCAGATCATCCAACAGCAGAAGAAGAGCAGATTCTTTCTATTGTTTCTAACAAAGGAACGACTTACCAAGTGAATCTTGCTAACCTCGGTTTGTCTGAAAGAACCAGCAACGGTAGCTTTATCTCTGATACTATTTCTGATGAAGAAGTGTTCTCTGCGAATATTAAATAA
- a CDS encoding DUF6261 family protein, translating to MTKEYGVISLTVRNLENNEFSQLMTESKEAIAAFNKAHKVESIYTSKLEEMSQHLAKFQEGLHQTKASRLVTSLDQADRERDDALGTLTALVRAFSRVKETATKEAYDTLTGLLKNYAGIAAANYEKETEGINHLLQELKKSTYQTALAKLHLEAHVESLVTAQKRFEEAYKERLTELKGKVPSQSKQLRIQLQEIYDFLLDFTAIMTYAYPERSHYADLRDHLNTIRSRYKKRKVVKKVKEAI from the coding sequence ATGACAAAAGAATATGGAGTTATTAGTTTAACGGTACGCAATTTGGAGAACAATGAATTTTCCCAGCTCATGACCGAGTCGAAAGAGGCGATTGCTGCTTTTAACAAGGCGCACAAGGTTGAAAGTATTTATACGAGCAAGCTGGAAGAGATGAGCCAGCATTTGGCTAAGTTTCAGGAGGGGCTTCATCAGACGAAAGCTAGTCGTTTGGTGACCAGTTTGGACCAAGCCGACCGCGAGCGAGACGATGCTTTGGGGACGCTGACTGCTTTGGTGCGGGCATTTTCACGGGTCAAGGAGACTGCGACCAAAGAAGCCTACGACACCTTGACGGGCTTGCTGAAAAATTACGCAGGGATTGCGGCTGCCAACTATGAAAAAGAGACAGAGGGCATCAACCACCTGCTCCAAGAGTTGAAGAAATCAACCTATCAAACAGCACTAGCAAAACTGCACTTGGAAGCTCATGTGGAAAGCTTGGTGACTGCGCAAAAGCGGTTTGAAGAAGCCTATAAGGAGCGCTTGACCGAGTTAAAAGGCAAAGTGCCTAGCCAAAGCAAGCAACTTCGCATTCAGCTACAAGAAATTTACGATTTCTTGCTGGATTTCACCGCTATCATGACCTATGCCTACCCAGAAAGAAGCCACTATGCAGATCTTCGCGACCACCTCAATACCATTCGCAGCCGCTACAAAAAACGCAAAGTGGTTAAGAAAGTGAAAGAAGCGATCTAG
- the parE gene encoding DNA topoisomerase IV subunit B, whose protein sequence is MAKKEININNYNDDAIQVLEGLDAVRKRPGMYIGSTDATGLHHLVWEIVDNAVDEALSGFGDKIDVTIHKDGSLTVADHGRGMPVGMHAMGIPTVEVIFTVLHAGGKFGQGGYKTSGGLHGVGSSVVNALSSWLEVEITRDGTVYRQRFEQGGKPVTSLEKIGKAPKSKTGTKVTFMPDDTIFSTTDFKYNTISERLNESAFLLKNVHLSLTDERTGASVDFHYENGVQDFVSYLNEDKETLTPVLYFEGEEGGFQVEVALQYNDGYSDNILSFVNNVRTKDGGTHETGLKSAITKVMNDYARKTGLLKEKDKNLEGSDYREGLAAVLSILVPEEHLQFEGQTKDKLGSPLARPAVDSIVSDKLTFFLLENGELASNLIRKAIKARDAREAARKARDESRSGKKNKKDKGLLSGKLTPAQSKNPAKNELYLVEGDSAGGSAKQGRDRKFQAILPLRGKVINTAKAKMADILKNEEINTMIYTIGAGVGSDFSLEDANYDKIIIMTDADTDGAHIQALLLTFFYRYMRPLVEAGHVYIALPPLYKMSKGKGKNEVVEYAWTDGELEDLRKKFGKGAMLQRYKGLGEMNADQLWETTMNPENRTLIRVTIDDLARAERRVNVLMGDKVPPRRKWIEDNVKFTLEESGVF, encoded by the coding sequence GTGGCAAAAAAGGAAATCAATATTAACAATTACAATGATGATGCCATTCAAGTATTAGAAGGATTGGACGCGGTTCGTAAACGTCCTGGTATGTATATTGGATCAACAGATGCAACTGGGCTTCACCATTTGGTCTGGGAAATTGTGGACAATGCAGTTGACGAGGCTCTGTCTGGCTTTGGTGATAAGATTGACGTGACCATTCATAAAGACGGGAGTTTGACTGTGGCAGACCACGGTCGGGGAATGCCGGTTGGTATGCACGCTATGGGAATCCCGACAGTAGAAGTTATCTTTACGGTGCTCCACGCCGGAGGTAAATTCGGTCAGGGTGGTTACAAGACCTCTGGGGGGCTGCACGGTGTGGGTTCTTCTGTGGTCAATGCGCTGTCTAGCTGGCTGGAAGTTGAAATCACACGTGACGGAACGGTTTATCGGCAACGATTTGAGCAAGGTGGAAAACCTGTTACCAGTCTGGAAAAGATTGGCAAGGCTCCCAAGTCAAAAACGGGCACAAAAGTGACCTTTATGCCTGACGACACCATTTTTTCAACGACAGATTTCAAATACAATACCATTTCGGAGCGGCTCAATGAATCAGCCTTTCTTTTGAAAAATGTTCACCTTTCTCTGACAGATGAGCGAACTGGCGCGTCTGTTGATTTTCATTATGAAAATGGGGTGCAAGACTTTGTCAGCTACTTGAACGAGGACAAGGAAACTTTGACACCAGTTCTTTATTTTGAAGGAGAAGAGGGCGGTTTTCAAGTAGAAGTGGCTCTCCAGTACAATGACGGTTACTCAGACAATATCCTATCGTTTGTAAATAACGTCCGCACCAAGGACGGCGGAACGCACGAGACGGGGCTTAAATCAGCTATTACCAAGGTCATGAATGACTATGCAAGAAAGACTGGTTTGCTGAAAGAAAAGGACAAAAATCTGGAAGGCTCTGACTACCGTGAGGGCTTAGCGGCTGTTCTTTCTATCTTAGTGCCAGAAGAGCATTTGCAATTTGAAGGGCAGACCAAGGACAAGCTGGGCAGTCCGCTTGCTCGTCCTGCGGTGGATTCGATTGTGTCAGACAAGTTGACTTTCTTCCTCTTGGAAAATGGAGAATTGGCATCTAATCTCATCCGCAAGGCGATTAAGGCGAGAGATGCGCGCGAGGCAGCCCGCAAGGCGAGAGATGAAAGCCGAAGTGGCAAGAAGAACAAGAAAGACAAGGGGCTTTTATCTGGAAAACTAACGCCAGCTCAATCTAAAAATCCAGCCAAAAACGAACTCTATCTGGTCGAAGGAGATTCAGCGGGTGGCTCTGCCAAGCAAGGACGCGACCGCAAGTTTCAGGCGATTCTGCCTCTGCGCGGTAAGGTTATCAATACCGCCAAAGCTAAAATGGCAGACATTCTCAAAAACGAAGAAATCAACACTATGATTTACACCATTGGTGCAGGTGTCGGATCGGACTTCTCCCTAGAAGATGCCAACTACGACAAGATTATCATCATGACCGATGCGGATACGGACGGTGCCCATATCCAGGCGCTCTTGCTGACCTTCTTTTACCGCTACATGCGCCCACTCGTAGAAGCGGGGCATGTCTATATCGCCCTGCCTCCGCTCTATAAAATGTCCAAAGGCAAAGGCAAGAACGAGGTTGTCGAGTATGCTTGGACGGACGGCGAGCTAGAAGACCTGCGTAAGAAATTTGGCAAAGGTGCCATGCTGCAGCGTTACAAAGGGCTTGGAGAAATGAACGCCGACCAGCTCTGGGAAACCACCATGAACCCTGAAAACCGCACCCTCATTCGCGTTACCATTGACGACTTGGCTCGTGCCGAGCGCCGCGTCAATGTCCTCATGGGCGACAAAGTCCCACCCCGCCGTAAATGGATTGAAGATAATGTTAAGTTTACGCTAGAGGAGAGTGGAGTGTTTTGA
- a CDS encoding Eco47II family restriction endonuclease, with the protein MTWKLDFISEEDFYNHVQATIEKYGEKLKSFDLKRFNKNIIDPIKLIFDKTVYHNSWDEIIKSEIFRQRDKSNNNDIGYFHQRIFQYINNCSVPDNGHEGGWDVIYENPNGIVLPENSKVSKIYVEMKNKHNTMNSASSGKTFIKMQNQLLQDDNCACFLVEAIAKKSQNIKWEPKVDGKKMGHKLIRRVSLDQFYALVTGQDDAFYQLCMVLPEVIENVVSKLGSSTVPRDIVFEEIILNAEKEDLESKDLAISMAIYMLGFSTYLGFEKSGKQQ; encoded by the coding sequence ATGACTTGGAAATTAGATTTTATTAGTGAAGAAGATTTTTATAATCATGTTCAGGCAACCATTGAAAAATATGGGGAAAAATTAAAGTCCTTTGACTTAAAGCGATTCAATAAAAATATTATTGATCCAATTAAATTAATCTTTGATAAAACTGTTTATCATAATTCATGGGATGAAATTATAAAAAGCGAAATTTTTCGTCAGCGTGATAAATCAAATAATAATGATATTGGCTATTTTCATCAAAGAATTTTTCAGTATATAAACAATTGCTCTGTACCAGATAATGGTCATGAAGGTGGATGGGATGTTATTTATGAAAATCCAAATGGTATTGTTTTACCAGAGAACTCCAAGGTTAGCAAAATTTATGTTGAAATGAAAAATAAACACAATACAATGAATTCGGCATCATCTGGTAAAACATTTATCAAAATGCAGAATCAACTGTTGCAAGATGATAATTGTGCTTGTTTTTTAGTTGAAGCTATTGCTAAGAAATCTCAAAATATTAAGTGGGAGCCTAAAGTTGATGGCAAGAAAATGGGGCATAAGTTAATTAGACGAGTAAGCCTTGACCAGTTTTATGCTTTAGTAACGGGTCAAGATGATGCCTTTTATCAATTGTGTATGGTTTTACCAGAAGTAATAGAAAATGTTGTTTCTAAACTTGGAAGTTCTACTGTACCTAGAGACATCGTATTTGAAGAAATTATTCTAAATGCCGAAAAAGAGGATCTTGAGTCTAAAGATTTAGCAATTTCTATGGCTATTTATATGCTAGGTTTTTCTACTTATTTAGGATTTGAAAAAAGTGGAAAACAGCAATAA
- the rpsA gene encoding 30S ribosomal protein S1: protein MNEFEDLLNSVSQVEPGDVVTAEVLTVDANQANVAIAGTGVEGVLTLRELTNDREADINDLVKPGETLELLVLRQVVGKDTDTVTYLVSKKRLEARKAWDKLVGREEEVVTVKGTRAVKGGLSVEFEGLCGFIPASMLDTRFVRNTERFVGQEFEAKIKEVDPKENRFILSRREVVEEKAAAARAEVFSKLAVGDIVTGKVARITSFGAFIDLGGVDGLVHLTELSHERNVSPKSVVSVGDEIEVKVLDLNEEEGRVSLSLKATTPGPWDGVEQKLAAGDVIEGTVKRLTDFGAFVEVLPGIDGLVHISQISHKRVENPKDVLKVGQEVTVKVLDVNADAERVSLSIKALEERPAQEDSQKEKRQSRPRRQKRQEKRDFELPETQTGFSMADLFGDIEL from the coding sequence ATGAATGAATTTGAAGATTTGCTAAATAGTGTTAGCCAAGTCGAGCCAGGCGATGTCGTTACTGCTGAAGTATTGACTGTTGATGCGAACCAAGCTAATGTTGCAATCGCTGGAACTGGTGTAGAAGGTGTGTTGACCCTTCGTGAATTGACAAATGATCGTGAAGCTGACATTAACGATCTTGTAAAACCAGGTGAAACACTTGAATTGCTTGTTCTTCGTCAAGTAGTTGGTAAAGATACTGATACAGTTACTTACCTTGTATCTAAAAAACGTTTAGAAGCTCGCAAGGCATGGGACAAGTTGGTTGGACGTGAAGAAGAAGTTGTTACTGTAAAAGGTACTCGTGCTGTTAAAGGCGGTCTTTCAGTAGAATTTGAAGGACTTTGTGGATTTATCCCTGCTTCAATGCTAGATACTCGTTTCGTTCGTAACACTGAACGTTTTGTTGGCCAAGAATTTGAAGCAAAAATTAAAGAAGTGGATCCAAAAGAAAATCGTTTCATTCTTTCACGCCGTGAAGTAGTAGAAGAAAAAGCTGCAGCAGCACGTGCTGAAGTATTTAGCAAATTAGCTGTTGGTGACATCGTGACTGGTAAAGTTGCACGTATCACAAGCTTTGGTGCTTTTATTGACCTTGGTGGTGTTGACGGACTTGTTCACTTAACTGAATTGTCACACGAACGCAACGTTTCACCAAAATCTGTTGTATCAGTTGGCGATGAAATTGAAGTAAAAGTTCTTGATTTGAACGAAGAAGAAGGACGCGTATCACTTTCTCTTAAAGCTACAACACCTGGACCATGGGACGGTGTTGAACAAAAATTAGCTGCTGGTGATGTGATTGAAGGTACAGTTAAACGTTTGACAGATTTCGGTGCTTTTGTTGAAGTATTGCCAGGTATTGACGGACTTGTCCATATTTCACAAATTTCACACAAGCGCGTTGAAAATCCAAAAGATGTGCTTAAAGTTGGTCAAGAAGTAACCGTAAAAGTTCTTGATGTAAATGCTGATGCAGAACGCGTATCACTTTCTATCAAAGCTCTTGAAGAACGTCCGGCTCAAGAAGACAGCCAAAAAGAAAAACGTCAATCACGTCCTCGTCGTCAAAAACGCCAAGAAAAACGTGACTTTGAACTTCCAGAAACTCAAACTGGATTCTCAATGGCTGACTTGTTTGGTGACATTGAATTATAA
- a CDS encoding DNA cytosine methyltransferase, with amino-acid sequence MKVIELFAGAGGLALGIEKAGFESIGLIELDKAASDTLKYNRPNWNVLHEDIEKISPLNLEDLFNIKKGELDLLSGGAPCQSFSYAGNRLGLEDARGTLFYHYAVFLDKLQPKMFLFENVRGLVTHDKGKTFRTIMEIFEAEGYTVQWKVLNAWDYGVAQKRERMIMVGIRNDLIDKISFDYPAPHDYKPVLRDILLDCPPSIGVQYSDYKKKIFELVPPGGYWRDIPEDIAKKYMKSTWDMGGGRTGILRRMSLDEPSLTVLTSPTQKQTERCHPLEARPFTVRENARIQSFPDDWKFQGSIGNQYKQVGNAVPVNLAYEVGMQIKESLEML; translated from the coding sequence ATGAAAGTTATTGAATTGTTTGCAGGTGCTGGAGGTTTGGCATTAGGAATAGAAAAAGCTGGCTTTGAATCAATTGGATTGATTGAACTTGATAAAGCCGCTTCCGATACTTTGAAGTATAATAGACCTAATTGGAATGTTTTACATGAAGATATTGAAAAAATTTCACCGTTAAATTTAGAAGATTTATTTAATATTAAAAAAGGAGAACTAGATTTACTTAGTGGCGGTGCCCCATGCCAGTCGTTTTCTTATGCAGGAAATCGATTGGGCTTAGAAGATGCTCGAGGCACTTTGTTTTATCATTACGCAGTATTTTTGGATAAATTACAACCAAAAATGTTTCTATTTGAAAATGTAAGAGGACTAGTAACTCATGACAAAGGAAAAACATTTAGAACTATTATGGAGATATTTGAAGCAGAAGGTTATACTGTTCAGTGGAAAGTATTAAATGCTTGGGATTATGGAGTTGCTCAAAAACGTGAGAGAATGATTATGGTTGGGATAAGAAATGATTTAATTGATAAAATCTCTTTTGACTATCCAGCTCCACATGATTACAAGCCTGTATTGAGAGATATTTTGTTAGACTGTCCACCAAGTATTGGGGTGCAATATTCAGATTATAAGAAAAAGATTTTTGAGTTGGTTCCCCCTGGTGGATATTGGAGAGATATTCCTGAGGATATTGCAAAAAAATATATGAAGTCTACTTGGGATATGGGCGGCGGAAGAACTGGTATTTTACGTCGGATGAGCTTGGATGAGCCGTCTTTAACAGTCTTAACTTCTCCGACTCAAAAACAGACTGAACGTTGTCATCCACTAGAAGCTCGACCATTTACGGTTAGGGAAAACGCACGAATTCAAAGTTTTCCTGATGACTGGAAATTTCAAGGTAGTATTGGAAATCAATATAAACAAGTGGGAAATGCAGTTCCTGTAAATCTTGCCTATGAAGTAGGCATGCAAATAAAAGAAAGTTTAGAAATGTTATGA